From one Treponema primitia ZAS-1 genomic stretch:
- a CDS encoding Ig-like domain-containing protein, with protein MDGQEIWQKEYDITNLKRGKHNFLVRARDSAGNQTIDGPYNIIVDPNAGLPVVRIVYPDANAVIRQDTDFLGVASGRFGVDRVTVRLDDQAPALAEGTEYWKFHISTFAQDITLMSGVVQERTLQEGRHTLYVKAQDLKRTEGPELEIPFVYDRTLPLVEFVGIETGQLVSGNLKLQGQASDFNGIATVEFSANGGATFTELDFVRNRKDPKKVNFMVPFNTTRFPDGQVFFQLRATDTTGLISTQPYLLYVDNEHPLIQILSPADGENSLGATRVTGRIHDAVGLSKFYYEWVGETHEIPIRPGDPYWDINLNISYQNRNPILRVTAVDKSNNTTVLVKRFSDNRKVKTPAVQTDYPISGLNNLEPDQSIYGRIAPGFIPFSIIMEGRIEELPAQPGFRISPDMIPQGRRTIRLWAKAEDGTVGSPFTLRVNKPQGSEGAIDPKPSPIVITSHKAYDFVRDRSVTVHGHIAQQNLSSGGAGLDASILEELSAMTDISLAASLLEGEGGDTGAAESTVIDEVPYSTLIAQGGAFRLEYRLNPQEDWSSLTIRGDGSFEFPIDLNSFGEGPIHAEIRTIQRDLPAIPFYFPLNRAISEPEVVFISPIQDGTPVNGSVTITGRVYSYVPVTAIDFTTDDNIFTPIPMKAGFEKYEFSTLFDFTAMDRAGGTFTLRVTDKSGDTFLVPLNVPVDADSDNPVITYNKPMEREVITEDLTITGLARDDDGVYGVYWRLVKREESGADRTRMFAWAEDEEETPALSTDFTFIETKESFRIDIPMEYLSDGEWLIETFGEDIYGIQGEVFTRTIRVSTANPTVTLTDPVMTIYNRGVIYLQGHATDNNGIMGVWVSMDNGNSYQQADGAEDWRLTLNTNFYEDGEYALLMRARDRYDRETIDSAMINIDNTPPEMVFQVPYDDASVGNDLEIAARILDNIEIQDITLEVIAVTDSTFRLSFNLDTTAPVILETLDITDAPEGAYNIRIVATDLAGNTAVVSRNVTKTNEAAASEAAFFNPMPGEVHTGVINISGRTKGLKIPQEVQIWANREPLTMIPVDKYGNFYFKYPQEKVPEDGFIILSASFQTPSGETVLSNEHPMLYRDTGPIVSVESHVDGDVINGRPWLKGKAWMEFSPSQWASMSKNERTYYKVSQVMVSFDNGRTFHRTKGSKEWKFRLECSELGRGPLPILVRAEFANGEIAIRRVVVTIDLDPPELKTLDPEEDSLHRDTLYVYGTASEEYSFDSLMINLRPGDKMLYMIPPIIQGLYIDGTVFGATYGSIGMGITFFDNNVKLQFQGGLAPTSDDNTWRFPGTVFGVKLIANIYNLPFRYVFGPDWEMFSMTWALGANFSYFSMTNANAGPQVLGAFLAQWEIARFTFPQFKAFSAYAFFMEPAIWFTTSDVPGDVDRFTFRISWGIRMNVF; from the coding sequence GTGGACGGACAAGAAATATGGCAAAAAGAATACGATATTACAAACCTCAAACGGGGAAAACATAACTTTTTGGTTCGCGCCAGGGATTCCGCGGGGAACCAAACCATCGATGGACCCTATAACATCATCGTGGACCCCAACGCCGGGCTTCCGGTTGTGCGGATCGTTTACCCCGATGCAAATGCGGTAATACGCCAGGATACGGATTTCCTCGGGGTTGCCAGCGGTCGTTTTGGGGTGGACCGGGTCACGGTTCGCCTGGACGATCAGGCGCCGGCCCTGGCGGAGGGCACCGAATACTGGAAATTCCACATCTCCACCTTTGCCCAGGACATAACCCTGATGAGCGGGGTAGTCCAGGAACGGACCCTGCAGGAGGGAAGGCATACCCTCTACGTTAAAGCCCAGGATCTTAAACGGACCGAAGGGCCGGAGCTTGAAATACCCTTCGTATACGACAGAACCCTTCCTTTGGTGGAATTCGTCGGTATAGAAACGGGTCAGCTTGTGTCGGGTAACCTAAAGCTCCAGGGGCAGGCATCGGATTTTAACGGCATTGCTACGGTGGAGTTCAGCGCCAATGGGGGCGCCACCTTTACGGAACTGGATTTTGTACGGAATAGAAAGGACCCCAAAAAGGTTAACTTTATGGTCCCCTTCAACACCACCAGATTCCCCGATGGCCAGGTTTTCTTCCAACTCCGGGCCACGGATACCACCGGCCTTATCAGTACCCAGCCCTATCTGCTCTACGTGGACAACGAACATCCGCTTATCCAGATCCTTTCCCCTGCGGATGGCGAGAATTCCCTGGGGGCTACCAGGGTTACCGGAAGAATACACGACGCCGTGGGACTTTCCAAATTCTACTACGAATGGGTGGGGGAAACCCACGAAATCCCCATACGGCCGGGGGATCCCTACTGGGATATCAATCTGAATATTTCCTACCAAAATCGTAACCCCATACTCCGGGTAACTGCGGTAGACAAAAGCAATAACACAACCGTATTGGTTAAACGCTTTTCCGATAACCGCAAGGTAAAAACCCCGGCGGTTCAAACCGATTATCCCATATCGGGGCTTAACAACCTCGAACCGGATCAGTCCATCTACGGGCGCATTGCCCCGGGCTTTATTCCCTTTTCTATCATCATGGAAGGCAGGATTGAGGAACTTCCCGCCCAGCCGGGCTTCCGGATTTCTCCGGACATGATTCCCCAGGGCAGACGCACCATACGGCTCTGGGCCAAGGCCGAAGACGGCACCGTGGGTTCTCCCTTTACCCTGCGGGTCAACAAACCCCAGGGCAGCGAGGGTGCGATAGACCCCAAACCTTCTCCAATCGTGATAACCAGCCATAAGGCGTATGACTTTGTTCGGGACCGTTCGGTTACCGTCCATGGGCACATCGCCCAGCAGAACCTCAGCAGCGGGGGAGCCGGTCTGGACGCTTCTATCCTGGAAGAGCTTTCCGCCATGACCGATATTTCCCTTGCGGCAAGCCTCTTGGAAGGCGAAGGTGGAGATACCGGCGCGGCGGAATCGACGGTGATCGACGAAGTCCCCTACTCAACCCTCATTGCCCAGGGCGGCGCCTTTAGGCTGGAATACCGGCTTAATCCCCAGGAGGACTGGAGTTCCCTGACTATCCGTGGGGACGGCAGCTTTGAGTTCCCCATCGATCTCAACTCCTTTGGGGAAGGACCCATCCATGCCGAAATACGGACCATCCAGCGGGACCTGCCCGCTATCCCCTTCTATTTCCCCCTGAACCGGGCAATATCAGAACCGGAAGTCGTCTTTATATCCCCCATTCAGGACGGAACCCCGGTTAACGGTTCCGTAACCATCACCGGCCGGGTATACTCCTACGTACCGGTCACTGCCATCGATTTTACCACCGATGACAATATTTTTACCCCCATCCCCATGAAGGCGGGGTTCGAGAAATACGAATTCTCCACCCTCTTCGATTTCACCGCCATGGACAGGGCGGGGGGCACGTTTACCCTCCGGGTAACCGATAAAAGCGGCGATACCTTTTTGGTGCCCCTTAATGTTCCGGTGGACGCCGATTCGGATAATCCGGTTATTACCTATAATAAGCCCATGGAAAGAGAGGTTATCACCGAAGATTTGACCATCACCGGTCTAGCCCGGGATGATGATGGGGTTTACGGCGTCTATTGGCGGCTTGTTAAGCGGGAAGAAAGCGGCGCCGACCGTACCCGGATGTTCGCTTGGGCGGAGGATGAGGAGGAAACTCCCGCACTCTCCACCGATTTTACCTTTATCGAAACCAAGGAGTCCTTCCGTATCGATATTCCCATGGAGTATCTCTCCGATGGTGAATGGCTTATCGAGACTTTTGGCGAGGATATTTACGGCATCCAGGGCGAGGTCTTTACCAGGACTATCCGGGTAAGTACCGCGAATCCCACGGTTACCCTAACAGACCCGGTAATGACCATCTACAACCGCGGGGTCATTTATCTCCAGGGCCACGCTACCGACAACAACGGTATCATGGGGGTCTGGGTATCCATGGATAACGGGAACTCCTACCAGCAGGCGGACGGCGCGGAGGACTGGCGGCTTACCTTAAATACCAACTTCTACGAAGACGGTGAATACGCCCTGCTCATGCGGGCCCGGGACCGTTACGACCGGGAAACCATAGACAGCGCCATGATCAACATCGATAATACTCCGCCGGAAATGGTTTTCCAGGTTCCCTATGACGACGCCTCGGTGGGCAATGATTTGGAAATTGCCGCCCGTATTCTGGATAATATCGAGATACAGGATATCACCCTGGAGGTTATCGCGGTTACGGATTCCACCTTCCGGTTAAGCTTTAACCTTGATACCACCGCTCCGGTTATACTGGAAACCCTGGATATTACCGACGCCCCCGAGGGGGCCTACAATATCCGTATTGTCGCCACGGATCTGGCGGGCAATACCGCCGTGGTCAGCAGGAACGTCACCAAAACAAACGAGGCTGCGGCATCCGAAGCGGCCTTCTTCAACCCCATGCCCGGGGAAGTACATACCGGGGTTATCAATATCAGCGGAAGAACCAAGGGTCTGAAAATACCCCAGGAAGTGCAGATTTGGGCTAACCGGGAACCACTTACCATGATCCCGGTGGATAAATACGGAAACTTCTACTTTAAATATCCCCAGGAAAAGGTGCCCGAGGACGGGTTCATAATCCTTTCCGCAAGCTTCCAAACCCCCTCGGGGGAAACGGTGCTGAGCAATGAGCATCCCATGCTCTACCGCGATACCGGACCTATCGTATCCGTAGAAAGCCATGTTGACGGCGATGTCATCAATGGGCGGCCCTGGCTCAAGGGGAAGGCCTGGATGGAATTTTCCCCGTCCCAATGGGCTTCCATGTCCAAAAATGAGCGCACCTACTATAAAGTAAGCCAGGTAATGGTAAGCTTTGACAACGGCCGGACCTTCCACCGGACTAAGGGCAGCAAGGAATGGAAATTCCGTCTGGAATGCAGCGAGCTTGGCCGGGGTCCCCTGCCCATACTGGTCCGTGCGGAATTCGCCAACGGCGAAATAGCCATACGCCGGGTGGTGGTAACCATAGACCTGGATCCGCCGGAGCTCAAGACCCTTGATCCCGAAGAGGACAGCCTCCACCGGGATACCCTCTATGTGTACGGTACCGCCAGTGAGGAATATTCCTTTGATTCGCTCATGATCAACCTGCGCCCCGGGGATAAGATGCTGTATATGATCCCGCCGATCATCCAGGGGCTTTACATTGATGGAACCGTCTTCGGCGCCACCTACGGCAGTATCGGTATGGGGATTACCTTCTTTGATAATAACGTTAAGCTCCAGTTCCAGGGAGGTCTGGCGCCCACCAGCGACGACAATACCTGGCGTTTCCCCGGAACCGTATTTGGAGTAAAGCTTATAGCAAATATTTACAACCTCCCCTTCCGGTATGTCTTTGGACCGGATTGGGAAATGTTCTCCATGACCTGGGCGCTGGGCGCCAACTTTTCCTACTTCTCCATGACAAACGCCAATGCGGGACCCCAGGTTTTGGGGGCCTTCCTGGCACAATGGGAAATAGCCCGGTTTACCTTCCCCCAGTTTAAGGCCTTCAGTGCCTACGCCTTCTTTATGGAGCCCGCCATCTGGTTCACCACCTCCGACGTGCCCGGGGACGTGGATCGTTTCACGTTCCGTATCTCCTGGGGAATACGGATGAATGTGTTCTAA
- the cfpA gene encoding cytoplasmic filament protein CfpA yields the protein MESANDDDVNRLMQEETEKVIHHISAKLPKEILESLDQNGGLKEKLFSYFNQSFQAVARYVPKDIGELLDQVGGEDKFNTREVEKSLVNMYGHLQGHIQRGINELENQTNSLLRHNSDSGVFIRGDKSYTVVKSAFRDNPERPKTVTDLKLCVNILESELVSPIFHYQVTMEYLIKDILSKNIIETIDKEVEKLRDERLDEGLDELSDSEIIINKLEKVEEFTDDNPGQAKAKRYSLIAKEILDRLKDTRAEIDPSEYDQLNIRENLKKIVDGENIRDRGFNTAVNSLTSILDNSRLGFQYVENFKNARELLIREYDDSDAADLPDEHYQIRMRYYDGSQILEERKAYDVQMKSFETEILHVWDILQLIYEDSKSPFKVSDFKDLTLKTKDRLRKINKGKPDALYEDIEKPWDGLSFVKAAETDVERMNRTYTYEKERIRQRIALMREMIKDLYGEYEYPAERRSLEERLNFLEKEYTRFDYGINPYHLHPGLVLDVDITSIKRKRITLEAMSKALNEFLQGVAKSFQDTAFSVPSRPSFPAAQGFGDLVSSVSGGIYLDPPPPAKPAEKKPKAAKAAKKPDDDNIREI from the coding sequence ATGGAATCCGCAAATGACGATGATGTGAACCGGCTCATGCAGGAGGAGACCGAAAAGGTTATCCACCATATAAGCGCCAAACTGCCAAAGGAAATCCTTGAGTCCCTGGATCAGAATGGGGGTTTGAAAGAAAAACTGTTCAGCTACTTTAACCAGAGTTTCCAGGCCGTTGCCCGGTATGTCCCAAAGGATATTGGGGAGCTCTTGGATCAGGTTGGCGGGGAGGATAAGTTTAACACCCGGGAAGTGGAAAAATCCCTGGTCAATATGTACGGCCACCTCCAAGGCCATATCCAGCGGGGAATAAACGAGCTGGAAAACCAGACGAACAGCCTGCTTCGGCATAACAGCGACAGCGGTGTCTTTATCCGCGGGGATAAGTCCTATACGGTGGTAAAAAGCGCCTTTCGTGACAATCCAGAAAGGCCCAAGACCGTTACGGACCTTAAACTTTGCGTCAATATCCTTGAATCGGAACTGGTCAGCCCCATATTCCACTACCAGGTAACGATGGAATACCTTATCAAGGATATCCTCTCCAAAAATATTATCGAAACCATCGATAAGGAAGTAGAAAAACTGCGGGACGAAAGGCTGGACGAGGGGCTGGATGAATTGTCCGATTCGGAAATTATCATTAATAAATTAGAGAAGGTGGAAGAATTTACCGACGACAATCCGGGACAGGCCAAGGCAAAACGGTATTCCCTCATAGCGAAGGAAATCCTTGACCGCCTTAAGGATACCCGGGCGGAAATAGATCCATCAGAATATGATCAGCTCAATATTCGGGAGAATCTTAAGAAGATCGTGGACGGCGAAAATATCCGCGACCGGGGTTTCAACACCGCGGTAAATTCCCTTACCTCTATCCTGGATAACTCCCGCCTTGGGTTCCAGTATGTGGAAAATTTTAAAAATGCCCGGGAACTCCTTATCCGCGAATACGATGACAGCGATGCTGCGGACCTCCCGGACGAGCATTACCAAATACGGATGCGTTACTACGACGGCAGCCAGATCCTTGAGGAGCGCAAGGCCTACGATGTACAAATGAAGAGCTTCGAGACCGAGATCCTCCACGTATGGGATATACTCCAGCTTATTTACGAGGACAGCAAATCCCCCTTTAAGGTGAGCGACTTCAAGGACCTCACCCTGAAAACCAAGGACCGGCTCCGAAAAATAAACAAGGGGAAACCCGATGCTCTGTACGAGGATATCGAAAAACCCTGGGACGGTCTTAGTTTTGTAAAAGCCGCTGAAACGGATGTGGAAAGGATGAACCGTACCTACACCTACGAAAAGGAACGGATCCGGCAGCGTATCGCATTGATGCGGGAAATGATCAAGGATCTCTACGGCGAATATGAGTACCCGGCGGAACGGCGTTCCCTGGAGGAGCGCTTAAATTTTCTGGAAAAAGAATATACCCGTTTCGACTACGGAATAAACCCCTATCATCTGCACCCGGGCCTGGTGCTCGACGTGGATATTACGTCGATCAAGCGGAAACGGATTACCCTGGAAGCAATGTCCAAGGCCCTCAATGAATTTCTCCAGGGAGTAGCCAAGAGTTTCCAGGACACGGCCTTCTCCGTCCCCAGCCGCCCATCCTTCCCCGCAGCCCAAGGCTTCGGCGATCTGGTTAGCAGTGTTTCCGGCGGCATCTACCTGGACCCGCCGCCACCCGCCAAACCCGCTGAAAAAAAACCCAAGGCCGCAAAGGCAGCCAAAAAACCTGACGACGACAATATCCGGGAAATATAA